One Rhodospirillales bacterium genomic window carries:
- a CDS encoding FAD-binding oxidoreductase, translating to MGGGNFTNLSEPVSVEHLKKTAAEIYPALYGIGWQFKWDGQVAITTDHTPCLFKLAENVHAGMVFNSHGVAMCSMFGIQLARVVLGEEPDMTIEPTEIVPNHAFRQLGLAWFLVSGCLLDRGDMQEATATWDRVRRCTSHARPATASAISTSAGPCPIGCFSSAAPATS from the coding sequence ATGGGTGGGGGCAATTTCACGAACCTCAGCGAACCCGTTTCCGTCGAACACCTCAAGAAGACGGCCGCCGAGATCTACCCGGCGCTGTACGGCATCGGCTGGCAATTCAAGTGGGACGGCCAGGTCGCCATCACGACAGACCACACGCCGTGCCTCTTCAAGCTGGCCGAGAACGTTCATGCCGGTATGGTCTTCAACAGCCACGGCGTTGCAATGTGTTCCATGTTCGGCATCCAGCTCGCCCGCGTCGTCCTGGGCGAGGAACCGGACATGACGATCGAGCCGACCGAAATCGTGCCCAATCACGCTTTCCGGCAACTGGGCCTGGCATGGTTCCTGGTGAGCGGCTGCCTTCTCGACCGCGGCGACATGCAGGAAGCAACCGCGACCTGGGACCGAGTGCGCCGGTGTACCAGCCACGCACGCCCGGCCACAGCAAGCGCGATCAGCACAAGCGCTGGGCCCTGCCCGATCGGGTGTTTTTCGTCTGCTGCGCCTGCCACATCCTAG
- a CDS encoding FAD-binding oxidoreductase: protein MFRNSASRSSCWRRTNPAGGTYGRDSGQVNPGWRMLPSEIPAKYGSNRGAAVLDKATDLIFGLIERHGVVCDHERPGFVHAGFGNTFLESWVREWGELGVTVERYDHQGLRDMIGTDFYHPGMREPRSGHLQPLYYTRGMAHTALEKGAMVYGRTRATSIHQEGKG, encoded by the coding sequence TTGTTTCGGAACTCGGCAAGTCGGTCATCGTGCTGGAGGCGGACGAACCCGGCTGGGGGCACATACGGCCGCGACAGCGGGCAGGTCAATCCGGGCTGGCGCATGCTGCCGTCGGAGATCCCGGCGAAGTACGGCAGCAACCGGGGTGCCGCCGTGCTCGACAAGGCAACCGATCTCATCTTCGGCCTGATAGAACGGCACGGCGTCGTCTGCGACCACGAACGCCCCGGTTTCGTTCACGCGGGCTTCGGCAATACGTTCCTCGAATCCTGGGTCAGGGAATGGGGCGAGTTGGGTGTGACGGTCGAACGTTACGACCACCAAGGCCTCAGGGACATGATCGGCACCGATTTCTATCATCCCGGCATGCGGGAGCCCCGAAGCGGTCACCTGCAGCCGCTGTACTACACTCGCGGCATGGCGCACACCGCCCTTGAGAAAGGTGCCATGGTATACGGTCGAACCCGTGCGACCAGCATCCATCAGGAGGGCAAGGGCTAG
- the betC gene encoding choline-sulfatase, with amino-acid sequence MTKQPNILFLMMDQLAPQVLKPYGGTVCRTPNLERLAAEGVVFENAYCNYPVCAPARYSLMSGRLPSRVGSYDNANTLSSEVPTFAHYLRMMGYHTCLSGKMHFVGPDQLHGFEDRVTTDVYPANFLWTTDWTLGPTYWEPWYHSMRALLDAGPWRRSVNVKYDEEVTVEACRWLHDHADRGDDSPFFLATSFISPHDPYLAPPNHWDLYTDDEIDEPRVGDIPLDERDPHSRRLYYTIGRHMDEVGLDDVRRARRAYYAVVTWLDERIGRVLETLEAIGERGNTIIVVSGDHGDMLGERGMWFKMSFHEWSARIPMIVHAPGTYGARRVRENVSLLDLFPTFLEWANDGAMPELFSPIDGGSMAGLASGNTDGWADTAYSEYCGEGAESPLLMVRRGRWKYVHCDDDPPLLYDLEDDPDELTNRAGSVDVADAEAELKAEIHRQWDTADLKERVIASQRARTFLEKALSVGKNDPWDWQPMRDASREYVRDEGDIQGIYDTSWSDQKR; translated from the coding sequence ATGACCAAGCAGCCCAACATCCTCTTCCTCATGATGGACCAGCTCGCCCCGCAGGTGCTCAAGCCCTATGGCGGCACGGTCTGCCGCACGCCGAATCTCGAGAGGTTGGCGGCCGAGGGCGTCGTCTTCGAGAATGCCTACTGCAACTACCCGGTCTGTGCGCCAGCGCGGTACAGCCTGATGTCGGGCCGCCTGCCGTCGCGTGTTGGTTCCTACGACAACGCGAACACGCTGTCGTCGGAGGTGCCGACCTTTGCGCACTACCTGCGCATGATGGGCTATCACACGTGTCTGTCGGGCAAGATGCACTTTGTCGGCCCCGACCAGCTCCACGGCTTCGAAGACCGCGTCACGACCGACGTCTATCCTGCCAACTTCCTGTGGACTACGGACTGGACCCTCGGCCCGACCTATTGGGAGCCCTGGTACCACTCCATGCGCGCCCTGCTGGACGCAGGTCCGTGGCGGCGCAGCGTGAACGTGAAGTACGACGAGGAGGTCACGGTCGAGGCCTGCCGCTGGCTGCACGACCATGCCGACCGTGGCGACGACAGTCCCTTCTTTCTCGCTACCAGCTTTATCAGCCCGCACGATCCCTATCTCGCGCCGCCGAACCACTGGGACCTCTATACCGACGACGAGATCGACGAGCCCCGGGTCGGCGACATCCCGCTTGATGAGCGCGATCCTCACAGTCGTCGTCTCTATTACACGATCGGTCGTCATATGGACGAGGTCGGGCTGGACGATGTCCGCAGGGCGCGGCGGGCCTACTATGCGGTGGTGACCTGGCTCGACGAGCGCATCGGCCGCGTGCTCGAAACGCTCGAGGCGATCGGCGAGAGGGGCAATACCATCATCGTTGTCTCGGGCGACCACGGCGATATGCTTGGCGAGCGCGGCATGTGGTTCAAGATGAGCTTCCACGAGTGGTCGGCGCGGATCCCGATGATCGTGCACGCGCCCGGTACCTACGGCGCCCGACGGGTCAGGGAGAATGTCTCGCTGCTCGATCTCTTCCCCACGTTCCTGGAGTGGGCGAACGACGGTGCGATGCCCGAGCTTTTTTCGCCGATCGACGGCGGCAGCATGGCCGGCCTGGCAAGCGGTAACACTGACGGCTGGGCCGATACCGCCTACAGCGAGTACTGCGGCGAGGGTGCGGAATCGCCCCTGCTGATGGTCCGCCGTGGCCGCTGGAAGTACGTCCACTGCGATGACGACCCGCCACTGCTTTATGACCTCGAAGACGATCCCGACGAGCTAACCAACCGTGCGGGCTCCGTGGACGTGGCTGATGCTGAAGCCGAACTCAAGGCCGAGATCCATCGTCAGTGGGACACGGCAGACCTGAAGGAGCGGGTGATCGCGAGCCAGCGCGCCCGTACCTTCCTCGAGAAGGCGTTGTCTGTCGGCAAAAACGATCCGTGGGACTGGCAGCCGATGCGTGATGCCTCGCGTGAGTATGTCCGTGACGAGGGCGACATCCAGGGCATCTACGACACGAGCTGGAGCGACCAGAAACGCTGA